One stretch of Chryseobacterium indologenes DNA includes these proteins:
- a CDS encoding LuxR C-terminal-related transcriptional regulator — translation MGKRLPFTWLLLFLFALCFGQKKEYEQYMNKANELKFKNWKKAEMNIRQARKTVADSDIGNFYLEAAKIYSDVNYFDLALDYSNRAYHIFWGKDEDKTARIDGVFAYTYSQLNDTRKAVTYYKKLLSFYQKQNKQTETIKALNNLGNAYLVLSKLDSSRYYFEKGLKSFETYNNPVLKAFVFSNFGKLNFLEGNQIKAENYLIEANAILKKNTIEDHKANYQVNYNLANFYIEIKNPEKALFYAQNVGKYITSDGVNFDTTNYLRTLYKAYQLHKDYKLSAETFKKYDSIRELLNIEEKAVNVERLKVQHDYELQKKLDKIEEDRKNMLYGVMVIILLLVLVISILLLINFRNKAEKLRLEKKLIENREKQLEIDNQMKEKMLVYKSMEQSKIEEIFKSLLEQVNVLKSKLKDSEINEVSRIINEIKLSTRNDSWGDFEYHFLNIHESFYENLDRQHPGLTNYDKRLAAMLKHKLSTKEISNLLNVTPKTIENSRTRLRKKMNLTNTKEDLSQYLNEL, via the coding sequence ATGGGAAAAAGACTACCTTTTACATGGCTGCTATTGTTTTTATTTGCACTATGCTTTGGGCAGAAGAAAGAATATGAACAATATATGAATAAAGCCAATGAGCTAAAGTTCAAGAATTGGAAAAAGGCAGAAATGAATATCAGGCAGGCCAGAAAAACTGTTGCTGATAGTGATATAGGAAATTTTTATCTGGAAGCAGCGAAAATCTACAGTGATGTCAATTATTTTGACCTGGCATTGGATTATTCCAACAGAGCTTATCATATATTTTGGGGTAAAGATGAGGACAAAACGGCCAGGATAGATGGTGTTTTTGCTTATACTTATTCTCAGCTCAATGATACCAGGAAAGCCGTTACTTATTACAAAAAGCTTTTAAGCTTTTATCAGAAACAAAACAAACAAACTGAAACCATTAAAGCACTTAATAATTTAGGAAATGCTTATTTGGTCTTATCGAAACTGGATTCATCAAGATACTATTTTGAAAAGGGGTTAAAATCTTTTGAAACCTATAATAATCCGGTTTTAAAAGCCTTTGTATTTTCAAACTTCGGGAAGCTGAATTTTCTTGAAGGGAATCAGATCAAAGCAGAAAATTATCTGATTGAAGCCAATGCTATTTTAAAGAAGAATACTATAGAAGATCATAAAGCAAATTATCAGGTTAATTACAATCTTGCTAACTTTTATATTGAAATCAAAAATCCGGAGAAAGCTTTATTCTATGCCCAGAATGTAGGGAAATATATAACTTCTGACGGGGTGAATTTTGATACTACCAATTATTTAAGAACACTTTATAAAGCCTATCAGTTGCATAAAGATTATAAGCTTTCTGCTGAAACCTTTAAAAAATATGATTCAATCCGGGAGCTCCTGAATATAGAAGAGAAAGCGGTGAATGTAGAGCGATTGAAGGTACAGCATGATTATGAACTGCAAAAAAAACTGGACAAAATAGAAGAAGATAGAAAAAATATGTTGTATGGGGTTATGGTCATTATTCTCCTATTGGTTTTGGTGATCAGTATTTTGTTGCTTATTAATTTCAGAAATAAAGCGGAAAAACTCCGTCTTGAAAAAAAGCTGATCGAGAACCGTGAAAAGCAGCTTGAAATAGATAATCAGATGAAAGAAAAAATGTTGGTCTATAAATCCATGGAGCAATCTAAGATAGAGGAGATCTTTAAATCACTATTGGAACAGGTAAATGTTTTGAAATCTAAGCTTAAAGACAGCGAAATCAATGAAGTGTCCAGAATTATCAACGAAATTAAGCTAAGCACCAGGAATGATTCATGGGGTGATTTTGAATATCATTTTCTGAATATCCATGAATCCTTTTACGAAAATCTTGATCGCCAGCATCCTGGACTGACAAATTATGATAAACGGCTGGCAGCAATGCTGAAACATAAATTATCTACAAAAGAAATTTCAAACCTATTGAATGTAACCCCTAAAACAATTGAAAATTCAAGAACACGTTTAAGAAAAAAGATGAATCTTACCAATACAAAAGAGGATCTTTCCCAGTATTTAAATGAATTGTAA
- the nusG gene encoding transcription termination/antitermination protein NusG has product MSELKWYVLKAISGQENKVKNYIETEIKRLGFEQYVTQVVIPMEKVIQIRNGKKVPKEKPYYPGYLMIEAELMGEIPHVIKNIPGVISFLSLTKGGDPVPMRKSEVNRMLGRMDELSEFASDVEIPYVVGENVKVIDGPFNGFNGTVEKILEDKKKIEVSVLIFGRKTPMELSYMQVEKV; this is encoded by the coding sequence ATGAGCGAATTGAAATGGTATGTGCTGAAAGCGATCAGCGGACAGGAAAATAAAGTGAAAAACTATATTGAGACAGAAATCAAACGTTTAGGGTTTGAGCAGTACGTTACTCAAGTGGTTATTCCTATGGAAAAGGTTATTCAGATTAGAAACGGTAAAAAAGTTCCTAAAGAAAAGCCTTACTATCCTGGATACTTGATGATTGAAGCTGAACTGATGGGAGAGATTCCTCACGTGATCAAAAATATCCCTGGAGTTATTTCATTCTTAAGTTTAACAAAAGGTGGAGATCCTGTTCCAATGAGAAAATCAGAGGTGAACAGAATGCTTGGAAGAATGGATGAGCTTTCAGAATTTGCAAGCGATGTTGAGATTCCGTATGTAGTAGGTGAAAACGTAAAAGTGATCGATGGTCCTTTCAACGGATTCAATGGTACAGTTGAGAAGATTCTTGAAGACAAAAAGAAAATTGAAGTTTCTGTATTGATCTTCGGTAGAAAAACTCCAATGGAGCTTAGCTACATGCAAGTAGAAAAAGTATAA
- the secE gene encoding preprotein translocase subunit SecE encodes MSSFVDFLKGSYNEFRHKVEWPKWADLQSSTIVVTIATVILALFTFGVDELFSKAISNIIGMLINLFN; translated from the coding sequence ATGAGTTCATTTGTCGATTTTTTAAAAGGTTCTTATAACGAATTCAGACATAAAGTTGAATGGCCAAAATGGGCTGACCTTCAGTCTTCTACTATCGTAGTGACTATTGCGACAGTGATCTTGGCTTTATTTACTTTTGGAGTTGATGAATTGTTTTCTAAAGCAATCAGCAACATCATTGGAATGCTAATCAACTTGTTCAACTAA
- the tuf gene encoding elongation factor Tu, with product MAKETFNRNKPHLNIGTIGHVDHGKTTLTAAISAVLASKGLAEKKDFSSIDSAPEEKERGITINTAHIEYETVKRHYAHVDCPGHADYVKNMVTGAAQMDGAIVVCAATDGPMPQTREHILLCRQVNVPKIVVFMNKVDMVDDPELLELVEMELRDLLATYDFDGDNSPVIQGSALGALTAATNGDSEDKWFKTVEALMDAVDEWIDEPVRDTDKPFLMPIEDVFSITGRGTVATGRIEAGVINTGDPVDIVGMGEEKLTSTITGVEMFRKILDRGEAGDNVGLLLRGIEKTDIKRGMVIAKKDSVKPHKKFKASVYILSKEEGGRHTPFHNKYRPQFYVRTTDVTGEIFLPEGVEMVMPGDNLEITVELLQPIALNEGLRFAIREGGRTVGSGQVTEILD from the coding sequence ATGGCAAAGGAAACGTTTAATCGTAACAAACCACACTTGAACATTGGTACTATTGGTCACGTTGACCATGGTAAAACTACTCTTACAGCTGCTATTTCTGCTGTATTAGCTAGCAAAGGTCTTGCTGAGAAAAAAGACTTCTCTTCAATTGACTCTGCTCCAGAAGAAAAAGAAAGAGGGATCACTATCAATACTGCTCACATCGAGTATGAAACTGTAAAAAGACACTATGCTCACGTTGACTGTCCAGGTCACGCCGACTATGTTAAGAACATGGTAACTGGTGCTGCTCAGATGGATGGAGCTATCGTAGTATGTGCTGCAACTGATGGTCCAATGCCTCAAACTAGAGAACATATCCTACTTTGCCGTCAGGTAAACGTACCTAAGATCGTTGTTTTCATGAACAAAGTTGACATGGTGGATGATCCAGAATTGTTAGAGCTTGTTGAAATGGAACTTAGAGATCTATTAGCTACTTATGACTTTGATGGAGATAACTCTCCAGTAATCCAAGGTTCAGCTCTTGGAGCACTTACTGCAGCTACTAACGGTGACTCAGAAGATAAGTGGTTCAAAACTGTTGAAGCATTAATGGATGCAGTTGATGAGTGGATTGACGAGCCAGTAAGAGATACTGATAAGCCATTCTTGATGCCAATCGAAGACGTATTCTCTATTACAGGTAGAGGTACTGTAGCAACTGGTAGAATCGAGGCTGGTGTTATCAACACTGGAGATCCAGTTGATATCGTTGGTATGGGTGAAGAAAAATTAACTTCTACAATTACAGGAGTTGAGATGTTCAGAAAAATCCTAGACAGAGGTGAAGCTGGTGATAACGTAGGTCTATTGTTGAGAGGTATTGAAAAAACTGACATCAAGAGAGGTATGGTTATCGCTAAGAAAGATTCTGTGAAGCCACACAAAAAATTCAAAGCATCTGTTTATATCCTTTCTAAAGAAGAAGGTGGACGTCACACTCCATTCCACAACAAGTACCGTCCTCAGTTCTACGTAAGAACTACTGACGTTACAGGTGAGATCTTCTTACCAGAAGGTGTAGAAATGGTAATGCCTGGTGATAACTTAGAAATCACTGTAGAATTGTTACAACCAATCGCTCTTAACGAGGGTCTTAGATTCGCGATCAGAGAAGGAGGTAGAACAGTTGGTTCAGGTCAGGTTACTGAAATCTTAGACTAA